One window from the genome of Candidatus Yanofskybacteria bacterium encodes:
- the alr gene encoding alanine racemase, with protein sequence MSIPVHNHKTWVEISKDALENNVRIMRGFLKPSTKLLAVVKANAYGHGLKETVSVLKKEADIMFGVDSLQEALSVNSIEPKNEIMILGYVPEKDRILAIKNGFHISVYDKEVLASVARLIKTGQINPDAIKAHLKVETGTNRLGIDTGELKNIKFEFPIAGIYTHFADSENLDSLFYKEQIGILNEAVGILKNKGIRPRFIHSACTAAIMRSEVLGGNLARVGIGLYGLWPSKKLREKLSQKVKLKPVLSWKTKIVQVKQVSKGETVGYDRAYQTKKETSIAVLPVGYYDGFDRKLSQCGEVLINGKRAKVAGRVCMNMTIVDLGDIKAKTGDDVIFIGKSGKEQITVEELAEKISTINYEVVSRINPLLPRIYI encoded by the coding sequence ATGTCAATACCAGTACATAACCACAAAACTTGGGTTGAAATATCAAAAGACGCGCTTGAAAATAACGTCAGAATTATGCGCGGGTTTTTGAAACCGAGTACAAAACTCTTAGCGGTCGTAAAAGCGAATGCTTATGGTCACGGTTTGAAAGAAACCGTTTCCGTTCTTAAAAAAGAGGCTGACATTATGTTTGGAGTTGATTCGCTTCAAGAAGCTCTTTCCGTAAACTCAATTGAGCCGAAAAATGAAATAATGATTCTTGGCTATGTTCCAGAAAAAGACAGGATACTTGCCATAAAAAACGGTTTTCATATTTCAGTTTACGATAAAGAAGTCCTAGCTTCTGTGGCGCGACTCATAAAAACCGGTCAAATAAATCCAGATGCAATTAAAGCGCATCTCAAGGTAGAAACCGGAACTAACCGCTTGGGTATAGACACAGGCGAGCTTAAAAACATCAAATTTGAATTTCCAATAGCGGGTATATATACGCATTTTGCCGATTCGGAAAATTTAGATTCGCTGTTTTATAAAGAACAAATCGGAATCCTTAACGAGGCAGTCGGAATACTTAAAAATAAGGGGATACGTCCAAGATTTATTCATTCGGCTTGTACCGCGGCGATAATGCGGTCCGAGGTTTTAGGCGGTAATCTGGCAAGGGTCGGCATCGGTCTTTATGGACTTTGGCCGTCCAAAAAGCTAAGAGAAAAATTATCACAAAAAGTGAAATTAAAGCCGGTTCTTTCTTGGAAAACAAAAATAGTCCAAGTAAAACAAGTTTCAAAAGGAGAAACCGTTGGCTATGATCGTGCGTACCAAACAAAAAAAGAAACTTCAATTGCTGTTTTGCCGGTTGGTTATTATGATGGTTTTGATAGGAAATTATCACAATGCGGCGAGGTTCTTATAAACGGAAAACGGGCTAAAGTTGCGGGTAGGGTTTGCATGAATATGACTATTGTAGATTTAGGCGATATCAAGGCAAAAACGGGAGATGACGTCATTTTTATCGGTAAAAGCGGCAAGGAGCAGATAACAGTCGAAGAGTTGGCTGAAAAAATAAGCACAATCAATTACGAAGTGGTTTCTCGGATAAATCCGTTATTGCCGCGTATATATATTTAA
- a CDS encoding glycosyltransferase family 39 protein: protein MSNFKINVVIVTIIAASVVLIITSAWNDSLIVDEIPHIGAGYSYLAKQDMRLNFEHPPLAKDVAAIPLMFAKLKQTAFDSGFWQQDINGQWEFGRLLIFNSGNNADLIRHLVKLPMILFFILSAVLIFRWGRKLYGDAGSIIALVLFAFSPTVIAHSRFVTTDVAALFGTLLATYFFVNYIKGPKNKKPLMAGLAFGIALVLKFSTFLLVPFFLILAIVYGFVKNPRPTSSKTPWILTKLKYASKSAGQTILIFIIGLIIVVWPVYYLNTYNYPPERQKSDTQYILSMVYGDSYVEYSPILKPVIFMSDKPLLRPVAQYLLGFLRVAHQNTEPHEVYFLGEISRFGWREYFPIVYFIKEPLAWWGLVLISILFLAWQWRYPPKEWLNRAYNLVRNNPDEFAMLLWLLIYWVASIQSTLNIGIRHLLPTYPFAILLVSGQITRIGTWLRAPSSRKKLATFYLLLVSFLGWYVYENLRVFPYYLTYFNQIVGGSSNGYKYVVDSNVDWGQDLIRFSNWVKENNIQKIEFDYFGWADPSYYLKNRYLWLTSNKYKDAFDFKARNQSDGWIAVSATFLQNSQGSEKNYNPANYLWLNSYQPITVIGNSIFVYRIK, encoded by the coding sequence ATGTCAAATTTTAAAATAAACGTAGTGATTGTAACCATTATAGCAGCTTCGGTTGTTTTGATAATCACTAGCGCTTGGAATGATTCACTTATAGTAGATGAAATACCGCACATAGGGGCGGGGTATTCTTATTTGGCTAAACAGGACATGCGATTGAATTTCGAACATCCACCATTAGCTAAGGACGTAGCGGCTATTCCCCTAATGTTTGCCAAACTAAAACAAACGGCATTTGATTCAGGATTCTGGCAACAGGACATAAACGGACAGTGGGAATTCGGACGGTTGTTAATTTTTAATTCCGGCAACAACGCGGATCTAATAAGACATCTGGTAAAACTGCCGATGATTTTATTTTTCATATTATCCGCAGTTTTAATTTTTAGATGGGGGCGCAAATTATACGGCGATGCTGGCTCTATAATAGCTCTGGTTTTATTTGCTTTTTCTCCCACCGTTATTGCCCACTCCCGTTTTGTAACAACAGACGTAGCGGCATTGTTTGGGACACTACTGGCAACATATTTTTTTGTTAACTACATAAAGGGTCCAAAAAATAAAAAACCGCTGATGGCGGGACTGGCATTCGGAATCGCACTAGTTCTTAAGTTTTCAACATTTTTATTGGTTCCGTTCTTTTTGATCTTAGCAATAGTCTACGGTTTTGTGAAAAACCCACGTCCGACAAGCAGTAAGACACCCTGGATTCTTACAAAACTTAAATATGCCTCCAAATCAGCGGGCCAGACAATATTAATTTTTATAATAGGCCTTATAATCGTCGTTTGGCCAGTCTATTATTTAAATACCTACAATTATCCTCCGGAACGGCAAAAAAGCGACACCCAATATATATTAAGCATGGTTTACGGCGATTCATATGTTGAATATAGCCCGATATTGAAACCGGTTATTTTCATGTCTGATAAACCATTGCTTAGGCCAGTCGCTCAATATTTACTTGGTTTTCTAAGAGTGGCCCACCAAAATACAGAACCGCACGAAGTTTATTTTTTGGGCGAAATTTCTCGTTTCGGATGGCGCGAGTATTTTCCGATTGTTTATTTCATAAAAGAACCGCTGGCTTGGTGGGGGCTTGTACTCATATCAATCCTTTTCCTGGCTTGGCAATGGCGATACCCGCCAAAAGAGTGGCTAAATCGCGCGTACAACTTGGTAAGAAATAATCCGGATGAATTTGCTATGCTCTTGTGGCTTCTTATATATTGGGTGGCCAGCATTCAAAGCACGCTAAATATCGGCATAAGGCATCTCCTACCTACATATCCGTTCGCAATACTGCTTGTCAGCGGACAAATTACTAGAATAGGCACTTGGCTCCGCGCACCTAGTTCCAGAAAAAAACTTGCTACTTTCTACTTACTGCTTGTTTCTTTTCTAGGCTGGTATGTTTATGAAAACCTGCGCGTTTTTCCATATTATTTAACTTACTTCAATCAGATTGTCGGCGGGTCGTCAAACGGTTACAAATATGTCGTTGATTCAAATGTTGACTGGGGACAGGATTTAATCAGGTTCAGCAACTGGGTAAAAGAAAATAATATTCAAAAAATTGAATTTGACTACTTCGGCTGGGCTGATCCTTCATATTATCTAAAAAACCGCTACTTATGGCTTACATCAAACAAATATAAGGACGCGTTTGATTTCAAAGCACGCAACCAATCGGACGGCTGGATTGCTGTTTCAGCCACTTTTCTACAAAACTCGCAGGGATCGGAAAAAAATTACAATCCCGCAAATTATCTCTGGCTCAACTCCTACCAACCTATTACCGTCATCGGCAACTCAATTTTTGTGTACCGTATTAAATAA